A window from Sulfurovum sp. TSL1 encodes these proteins:
- a CDS encoding APC family permease produces MMKDHSQHDRSTKYKEGSMTLVGAISMGTGVMIGAGILALTGQIAELAGSLFPLVFLVAAVVTAFSAYSYVKMSNAYPSAGGIAMFLEKAYGKGVMTAVGALLMYFSMVINESLVARTFGTYTVQLFDVDHGSWIVPALGIGVLLFAFLLNISGNRMIGLFSLLMALIKIGGIIIFSLGGLWVAGFSFENTSVNMADTSATGFIAAMALAILAYKGFTTITNSGSEIVNPHKNVGRAIIISIVICVVIYFLVAIAVAANLTLPEIINAKDYALAQAARPAFGNYGLWFTVAIAIIATVSGVIASVYAVSRMLAMLTEMKLVPHSHFGMPGDIQKHTLVYTIVIAICLTIFFDLSRIASLGAIFYIIMDIAVHWGVFKHLRKEIHANAFILISAIIFDVIVLGAFLIVKASTDIMIIYAALIGFLFIFIGESIFLRKYRTEEV; encoded by the coding sequence ATGATGAAAGATCATTCCCAACACGATAGATCAACAAAATATAAAGAAGGCAGTATGACGCTTGTTGGTGCTATATCAATGGGTACAGGTGTGATGATTGGTGCCGGAATCCTGGCACTGACAGGGCAAATTGCTGAGCTTGCAGGTTCACTGTTTCCTCTTGTATTTCTTGTGGCTGCTGTAGTCACTGCATTCAGTGCTTATTCCTATGTAAAAATGTCTAATGCATATCCCTCTGCCGGAGGTATCGCGATGTTCCTGGAAAAGGCTTATGGAAAAGGAGTGATGACAGCAGTAGGTGCACTTTTAATGTACTTTTCCATGGTTATCAACGAAAGTCTTGTCGCACGTACTTTTGGTACATATACTGTTCAGCTATTCGATGTTGATCATGGTAGTTGGATCGTGCCTGCATTGGGTATAGGAGTACTACTTTTTGCCTTTTTGCTTAACATTTCGGGGAATCGCATGATTGGCCTGTTTTCTTTACTTATGGCTCTTATAAAAATTGGCGGTATCATTATATTTTCACTCGGTGGATTATGGGTTGCCGGTTTTTCATTTGAAAACACTTCTGTAAATATGGCAGATACATCTGCTACAGGCTTCATTGCCGCAATGGCCTTGGCTATCTTGGCGTATAAGGGTTTTACCACTATTACCAATAGCGGTTCAGAAATTGTGAACCCACATAAGAATGTTGGACGTGCCATTATCATTTCCATTGTGATATGCGTAGTGATTTATTTTTTAGTCGCTATAGCTGTGGCAGCAAATCTAACTTTGCCGGAAATCATCAATGCAAAAGATTATGCACTAGCACAGGCAGCACGACCTGCATTTGGTAATTATGGTTTATGGTTTACTGTAGCAATAGCAATTATAGCAACCGTATCAGGAGTGATTGCAAGTGTGTATGCAGTTTCACGTATGCTTGCTATGTTGACTGAAATGAAGCTTGTACCACATAGCCATTTTGGTATGCCCGGAGACATCCAAAAGCATACATTGGTATATACCATTGTCATTGCTATTTGTTTGACGATATTTTTTGACTTGAGTCGGATTGCATCACTGGGGGCTATTTTTTATATTATTATGGATATTGCTGTTCACTGGGGTGTTTTCAAGCATCTTCGTAAAGAGATTCATGCTAACGCATTTATTCTAATATCTGCGATCATATTTGATGTTATAGTGCTTGGTGCCTTTCTTATAGTGAAAGCATCAACAGACATAATGATAATTTATGCTGCATTGATAGGGTTTTTGTTTATATTTATAGGCGAGAGCATTTTTTTAAGAA